A section of the Acidobacterium capsulatum ATCC 51196 genome encodes:
- a CDS encoding glycine C-acetyltransferase has product MAHPLSERSQLRHLTAQLDELKQKGTHFRLRVLDDIQAPVCTYDGKKVINLASNNYLGLCDHPKLREAAIQAIRDYGVGSGAVRTIAGTMKIHMELEEKIARFKNVEACVVFQSGFTANAGTVSSILGKEDFIISDELNHASIIDGARLSRAKIKVFRHKDVAHAEELLKEVASEPGRKLIITDGVFSMDGDIGPVDKLCDLADKYGAIMMVDDAHASGVLGRNGRGSVDHFGCHGRVDVQVGTLSKAIGALGGYVCGSKDLIDYLYHRARPFLFSTSHPPSVAATCIAAFDILENEPERIERLWSNTRYFKEQLGHAGFDIGGKSTPASETPITPIIVGDGRKTMDFSRALFDAGVMATGIAFPTVPEGKARIRTIMTSEHTREQLDQALDIIVKTAKQMSIL; this is encoded by the coding sequence ATGGCCCATCCACTCTCTGAGCGCTCTCAACTTCGGCACCTGACCGCCCAACTCGACGAACTGAAGCAAAAGGGTACGCACTTCCGCCTGCGCGTACTGGACGACATTCAGGCCCCAGTCTGCACCTACGACGGCAAAAAGGTCATTAACCTCGCCTCCAACAACTACCTGGGGCTTTGCGATCACCCCAAGCTGCGCGAGGCCGCCATCCAGGCAATACGCGATTACGGCGTCGGCTCGGGAGCCGTCCGGACCATCGCAGGCACCATGAAAATTCACATGGAGTTGGAGGAAAAGATCGCCCGCTTCAAAAACGTGGAAGCCTGCGTCGTCTTCCAGAGCGGATTCACGGCGAATGCCGGCACGGTTTCATCCATTCTTGGCAAAGAAGACTTCATCATCTCTGACGAGCTAAACCACGCCTCCATCATCGACGGCGCCCGTCTTTCCCGTGCCAAAATCAAGGTCTTCCGTCACAAAGATGTTGCCCACGCCGAAGAACTGCTCAAAGAGGTCGCCAGCGAGCCCGGCCGCAAGCTCATCATCACCGACGGCGTCTTCTCCATGGATGGAGACATCGGCCCCGTCGACAAGCTCTGCGATCTCGCGGACAAGTATGGCGCCATCATGATGGTGGACGATGCTCATGCCTCGGGCGTGCTGGGCCGCAATGGCCGCGGATCGGTGGATCACTTTGGCTGCCATGGCCGGGTTGATGTGCAGGTTGGCACGCTTTCCAAGGCCATTGGCGCACTGGGCGGCTATGTTTGCGGCTCCAAAGATCTCATCGACTACCTCTATCACCGCGCGCGTCCATTTCTCTTCTCCACCTCGCATCCGCCATCGGTGGCCGCCACTTGCATTGCGGCCTTCGACATTCTGGAGAATGAACCCGAGCGCATTGAGCGCCTTTGGAGCAATACGCGCTACTTCAAAGAGCAGCTCGGCCACGCCGGCTTTGATATCGGCGGCAAATCCACCCCGGCCAGCGAAACACCCATAACCCCGATCATCGTCGGCGACGGCCGCAAGACCATGGACTTCTCTCGCGCGCTCTTTGACGCCGGGGTCATGGCCACCGGCATCGCCTTCCCAACCGTTCCTGAAGGCAAGGCCCGCATTCGCACCATCATGACCAGCGAACACACCCGCGAGCAGCTCGATCAGGCCCTCGACATCATCGTGAAAACCGCAAAGCAGATGTCGATTCTGTAG
- a CDS encoding M13 family metallopeptidase → MKFLQSLAVSLLLCAPSGLLAQSHGVAVDHIDHSVKPGNNFYEYANGEWLKHTVIPPDRVAVGGFSIVADRTDKRVKSIIENAEKANTAPATNERMIADLYHSYMDTQAIDAEGLKPLQPRMRQIDAIHSRKDLARVLGETLRADVDALNDTNFHTLNLFGLWVAPDFNDPNHYTAYLLQGGLVLPNRAYYLDSSAHMQQIRMAYQKHIATMFELAGFDHAPERAARVYRLELALAKTHWSLEENEDIHKANNPWTQAEFAAKAPGLDWKTYFEAAGLAHQKSFIVWEPSAFTGEAALVAGTPLDAWKDWLRYHLIEQNASGLPSKMAEAEFDFFGKTLNGAEQQRPRDHRGVMLVNDVLGDAVGQIYAKRYFSAQEKAKVQALVANLIATYHKRLEANTWLAPSTKKEAIKKLDSLKVSVGYPDSWESYAGLEIKAEDLMGNLMRARLFHYRYELSRIGQPVNRREWCMEPQTVNAVNLPLDNALNFPAAILQPPFYDPKAPDAFNYGAIGSVIGHEISHTFDAEGSTFDAEGQVRNWWTPEDHAHFEAVTAALARQYDQYSPFPGVHVNGKQTIDEDIADVAGLSDAYEAYHLSLHGKKAPVVDGLTGDQQFFLAFAQNWAEKVRPAALRAQIVNDPHAPAQYRAETVRNINGWYKAFDVKPGDKLYLRPDQRVHIW, encoded by the coding sequence ATGAAGTTTCTGCAAAGTTTGGCGGTTTCTCTTCTTCTTTGCGCGCCGAGCGGCCTGCTGGCGCAGAGCCATGGCGTAGCGGTCGATCACATCGATCATTCGGTGAAGCCGGGCAACAATTTTTACGAGTATGCCAACGGTGAGTGGCTGAAGCACACCGTGATTCCGCCGGATCGCGTAGCGGTCGGTGGTTTCTCCATCGTTGCGGACCGCACCGATAAACGGGTGAAGAGCATCATCGAGAACGCAGAGAAGGCCAACACCGCGCCCGCTACGAACGAGCGCATGATCGCTGATTTGTACCACTCCTACATGGACACGCAGGCCATCGATGCGGAAGGATTAAAGCCGCTGCAGCCGAGGATGCGGCAGATTGATGCAATTCATTCGCGCAAGGACCTGGCGCGCGTGCTGGGCGAGACGCTGCGTGCGGACGTGGACGCGCTGAACGATACGAACTTTCACACTCTGAACTTGTTTGGACTGTGGGTTGCTCCGGACTTTAACGATCCGAACCATTACACGGCTTACCTGCTGCAGGGCGGACTGGTCCTGCCGAACCGCGCGTACTACCTGGACTCTTCGGCGCACATGCAGCAGATTCGTATGGCGTACCAGAAGCACATCGCCACCATGTTTGAACTGGCGGGATTTGATCACGCTCCCGAACGCGCGGCCCGTGTGTACCGGCTCGAGCTGGCCCTTGCGAAGACGCATTGGTCACTCGAAGAAAACGAGGATATCCATAAGGCAAACAACCCGTGGACGCAGGCGGAGTTTGCCGCCAAGGCTCCGGGGCTGGACTGGAAGACGTACTTTGAGGCGGCGGGTCTGGCGCATCAGAAGTCATTCATCGTCTGGGAGCCGTCCGCGTTTACGGGAGAGGCGGCGCTGGTGGCAGGCACTCCGCTCGATGCATGGAAGGACTGGCTGCGCTATCACCTGATCGAACAGAATGCGAGCGGTCTGCCGTCGAAGATGGCAGAGGCGGAGTTCGACTTCTTTGGCAAAACTCTGAATGGAGCAGAGCAGCAGCGGCCCCGCGATCATCGCGGCGTGATGCTGGTGAACGATGTGTTGGGCGATGCCGTGGGGCAGATTTATGCCAAGCGATATTTCTCCGCACAGGAAAAAGCCAAGGTACAGGCACTGGTGGCGAACCTGATTGCTACCTATCACAAGCGGCTGGAGGCCAATACCTGGCTTGCACCTTCAACGAAGAAAGAAGCCATCAAGAAGCTCGATAGCCTCAAGGTGAGCGTAGGCTATCCGGACTCGTGGGAGAGCTATGCCGGCCTTGAGATCAAGGCCGAAGACCTGATGGGCAATCTGATGCGGGCGCGGCTCTTCCATTACCGTTACGAGCTGTCACGCATTGGCCAGCCAGTCAATCGCCGCGAGTGGTGCATGGAGCCGCAGACGGTGAACGCAGTCAACCTGCCTCTGGATAACGCGCTGAACTTTCCGGCCGCTATTCTGCAGCCACCGTTCTACGACCCCAAGGCGCCGGATGCCTTCAACTACGGCGCGATTGGCTCGGTGATTGGCCATGAGATTTCGCACACCTTCGACGCTGAGGGCTCAACCTTTGATGCCGAAGGCCAAGTGCGCAACTGGTGGACTCCCGAAGATCATGCGCATTTTGAGGCTGTGACAGCGGCGCTGGCGCGGCAATATGACCAGTACTCGCCCTTCCCCGGTGTACACGTGAACGGCAAGCAGACCATAGATGAAGACATTGCCGATGTGGCGGGGTTGTCGGATGCCTATGAGGCCTATCACCTCTCGCTGCACGGCAAGAAGGCTCCGGTAGTCGATGGGCTGACGGGCGACCAGCAGTTCTTCCTTGCATTTGCGCAGAACTGGGCGGAAAAAGTGCGTCCGGCAGCTTTGCGGGCGCAGATTGTGAATGATCCGCACGCACCGGCGCAGTACCGGGCAGAGACGGTGCGCAACATCAATGGCTGGTACAAGGCATTCGATGTGAAGCCGGGCGACAAGCTGTATCTACGGCCCGATCAGCGGGTGCATATCTGGTAG
- a CDS encoding DUF6599 family protein, which translates to MFFRLIGVLTLGSFVGVVPGATPSATTSSSLPQAANPPLILPASFGSWKRGVVQQATPEVQDDAAWREFGFQTGSQASYVRAGAKVTVSAFQFPDATGAYGAFTLLHAPGMQPEQIAAERYATARLSKPGKDGRRPRLFIPATQYNGARSGDVWLLWKGNLLVEAAFASGLPGEKAAMMQLDMALSSAAGSAGVPPGLPEQLPQEGLDVASLRYAIGPAAYQLEGGVLPPELIHFDQDAEAVTAQYGKGTLTLLAYPTPQIADARMAAIAGALQQGAVKGTPGALLVKRAGTRVAVTSGGFTPAQAKALLAQVQFREHIAMDRLKPKVSEIAKTAQMLTSVALLTVILGGASILLGLFLGGGRAIYRVMRGKPASSLHDEEFIALNINDK; encoded by the coding sequence ATGTTTTTTCGATTGATTGGCGTGCTGACTCTGGGGTCTTTCGTGGGGGTTGTTCCTGGAGCTACTCCTTCGGCAACGACTTCTTCTTCGCTCCCTCAGGCGGCGAATCCCCCCCTCATTCTGCCTGCCAGCTTTGGTTCGTGGAAACGGGGCGTCGTGCAGCAGGCAACTCCTGAAGTGCAGGACGATGCCGCGTGGAGAGAATTCGGCTTTCAGACCGGCAGCCAGGCCAGCTATGTACGTGCTGGAGCGAAGGTCACGGTATCGGCTTTTCAGTTCCCTGATGCCACCGGCGCCTATGGCGCATTCACGCTTCTTCATGCTCCGGGCATGCAGCCAGAACAGATTGCGGCGGAACGTTACGCAACGGCCAGGCTAAGCAAGCCCGGTAAAGATGGGCGGCGTCCAAGACTGTTTATCCCCGCAACGCAGTACAACGGAGCCCGGAGCGGTGACGTATGGCTGCTGTGGAAGGGCAACCTGCTGGTGGAAGCGGCCTTCGCGTCCGGGCTGCCTGGCGAGAAGGCGGCGATGATGCAGTTGGACATGGCATTGTCGTCAGCGGCGGGGTCAGCCGGAGTTCCGCCAGGACTGCCGGAGCAGTTGCCGCAGGAGGGGCTCGATGTTGCAAGTCTGCGCTATGCGATCGGCCCTGCGGCGTATCAACTGGAGGGCGGCGTGCTGCCGCCGGAGCTGATTCACTTTGATCAGGATGCTGAAGCGGTCACTGCGCAATATGGCAAGGGCACGCTCACGCTGCTTGCCTACCCTACCCCCCAGATTGCCGATGCCCGCATGGCGGCGATTGCCGGAGCGCTGCAGCAGGGCGCAGTGAAAGGCACGCCGGGAGCGCTGCTGGTCAAGCGCGCCGGAACCCGTGTGGCCGTGACCAGCGGAGGGTTTACGCCGGCTCAGGCAAAGGCGCTGTTGGCACAGGTGCAATTTCGCGAGCACATCGCGATGGACCGGTTGAAGCCCAAGGTCAGCGAAATTGCCAAGACTGCGCAGATGCTCACCTCGGTGGCTCTGCTCACAGTGATTTTGGGCGGAGCTTCGATTCTGCTGGGGCTGTTTCTGGGCGGCGGGCGCGCCATCTATCGAGTGATGCGCGGCAAGCCGGCATCCAGCCTGCACGACGAAGAGTTCATCGCCCTGAACATCAACGACAAGTAG
- a CDS encoding TonB-dependent receptor, with the protein MRRSLTLILAIASLGFSPSSHALAASAAARQYATVTIHGKITDPSGAVIPGAAVSLTDLTSNTVLSTISGADGSYEFSGVVAHNQLLTIVKSGFETYSQQIAPATQSTADVTMKLAALSQSVTVRGTINPEATPVPTRGQVMLMPGTVRVIDRKEIEASGPVAGGAQMVQSTPGANVMGYGQTGSTKYTIILNGIQQGWAGEATSFTGPGSLGITFDGVPVADPATGLWQSATMPQNLVMQNLQVTYGPGQPMNRWYTDIGGRVDFVPVQPTVGHHLSVEGTQGPEGQQNFAFVGNTGQIGGWSTVIGGGLGRGDSYLQGPDGFGNHSKNGSIFGKTLKTFSRGSLAFGAFYSKAGGYRPTVIPTTDIGLTIPGTTTHFSQATSGYYTVLPFADYNKYDTNEMAMVYAREHFQVSRSMSFQNLTWYTHIRRFHHRTADALSGGPQVDEWNNPHSNIFGEKINVSQVLPYNTINFGGYFIHELYNTRNIFFNPNDGASGQNQVVGFGSKFRSGYFDQNNVTFYAQDDFHPIPQIHIIPGVRVDGFNTNYSDQAFRDFTFAAGVTPSTHCSLYPTTADPLKNILGTPNATDQGSLCSSHESRSAVEPSIDVTVTPKHWLTLYGGYDTTYRSPSFGGGGGLFQKVNPKYYILAEGKYAQIGGKIHFVNAPVLHNFIAGINYYHNTYSNQEIDVETALGVELTSGGTSEYHGVDAFLDADPTSQLHFFVNFAGEASSFTTYVTGGTLAVCGKTSNPAGIAAGCQYFNNLPVSYIPNYTFNTGIYYAIQHHGREIIEPRLWLTSTGSQHLWSNQTGMPDKTTMPSYTTLNLGFNAPITFHKQSFNLKLDAMNVANSKYNQYEYISSGGYFASIAPDPNNPPANYINAYPGAPASVYGTISYQF; encoded by the coding sequence TTGCGTCGATCTCTGACTCTCATTCTCGCGATAGCATCTCTGGGCTTCTCGCCCAGTTCTCATGCTCTTGCGGCATCCGCTGCCGCGCGGCAGTACGCTACTGTCACGATTCACGGCAAGATTACCGACCCATCCGGCGCCGTGATTCCGGGCGCGGCGGTCTCGTTGACCGACCTGACCAGCAACACCGTGCTCAGCACGATCTCCGGCGCCGATGGAAGCTATGAATTCAGCGGCGTGGTCGCGCACAATCAACTGCTGACGATCGTCAAGTCAGGCTTTGAAACCTATTCGCAGCAGATCGCCCCGGCTACCCAATCCACTGCGGATGTCACGATGAAGCTCGCGGCCCTCTCGCAGAGCGTCACTGTCCGCGGCACCATCAATCCTGAAGCCACGCCGGTGCCCACGCGCGGTCAGGTCATGCTCATGCCCGGCACGGTACGCGTGATTGACCGCAAGGAAATTGAGGCCAGCGGCCCCGTTGCGGGCGGCGCACAGATGGTGCAATCGACTCCTGGCGCCAACGTCATGGGCTACGGCCAGACCGGCTCGACCAAGTACACCATCATCCTCAACGGCATTCAGCAAGGCTGGGCAGGCGAAGCCACCAGCTTTACCGGACCCGGCTCGCTCGGCATCACCTTTGACGGCGTGCCTGTCGCCGATCCGGCCACCGGTCTCTGGCAGTCGGCCACCATGCCCCAGAACCTGGTCATGCAGAATCTTCAGGTCACTTATGGCCCGGGCCAGCCCATGAATCGCTGGTATACCGACATCGGTGGGCGCGTGGACTTCGTTCCCGTGCAGCCCACCGTTGGTCATCACCTCAGCGTTGAGGGCACCCAGGGTCCCGAAGGCCAGCAGAATTTCGCCTTCGTCGGCAATACCGGCCAGATCGGCGGATGGTCCACCGTCATCGGCGGCGGCCTTGGCCGCGGGGACAGCTACCTCCAGGGTCCTGACGGCTTTGGCAATCACTCCAAGAACGGTTCCATCTTCGGCAAGACACTCAAGACCTTCTCGCGCGGCAGCCTTGCCTTTGGCGCCTTCTACTCCAAGGCCGGAGGCTATCGCCCCACCGTCATTCCCACCACGGACATCGGCCTGACGATTCCCGGAACCACCACGCACTTCAGCCAGGCCACCAGCGGCTACTACACCGTTCTGCCCTTCGCAGACTACAACAAGTACGACACCAACGAGATGGCCATGGTCTATGCGCGTGAGCACTTCCAGGTCAGCCGCAGCATGTCCTTCCAGAACCTCACCTGGTACACCCACATTCGCCGCTTCCATCACCGCACGGCCGATGCTCTCAGCGGCGGCCCCCAGGTGGATGAGTGGAACAATCCCCACAGCAACATCTTTGGCGAAAAGATCAACGTGTCACAGGTGCTGCCCTACAACACCATCAACTTTGGCGGATACTTCATCCACGAGCTTTACAACACCCGCAACATTTTCTTTAACCCCAATGACGGTGCCAGTGGCCAGAATCAGGTGGTCGGTTTCGGCTCCAAATTCCGCTCCGGATACTTCGATCAGAACAACGTCACCTTCTATGCGCAGGACGACTTCCACCCCATCCCGCAGATTCACATCATTCCGGGCGTCCGCGTAGACGGCTTCAATACCAACTACAGCGATCAGGCCTTCCGGGATTTCACCTTCGCGGCCGGCGTAACTCCCTCCACCCACTGCTCGCTGTATCCCACCACGGCCGATCCTCTCAAAAACATTCTGGGAACACCGAATGCGACAGACCAGGGTTCCCTCTGCTCCTCACACGAAAGCCGCTCTGCTGTAGAACCTTCGATCGACGTCACCGTGACCCCGAAGCACTGGCTCACGCTGTATGGAGGTTATGACACCACCTATCGCTCGCCTTCCTTCGGTGGCGGCGGCGGTCTCTTCCAGAAGGTGAACCCCAAGTACTACATCCTGGCCGAAGGCAAGTATGCGCAGATCGGCGGCAAGATTCACTTCGTGAACGCACCCGTACTTCACAACTTCATTGCCGGCATCAACTACTACCACAACACCTACAGCAACCAGGAAATCGACGTCGAAACAGCGCTTGGCGTGGAACTCACCAGCGGCGGCACCTCTGAGTATCACGGTGTAGACGCCTTCCTCGATGCCGACCCCACCTCGCAACTGCACTTCTTCGTCAACTTCGCAGGCGAAGCCTCCAGCTTCACCACTTACGTCACCGGCGGTACGCTCGCTGTGTGCGGCAAGACATCCAACCCCGCCGGAATAGCAGCAGGCTGCCAATACTTCAACAATCTGCCGGTTTCCTATATTCCCAACTACACCTTCAACACCGGTATTTACTACGCCATCCAGCACCACGGCCGCGAGATCATCGAGCCGCGCCTCTGGCTCACCAGTACGGGTTCGCAGCATCTCTGGTCGAACCAGACTGGTATGCCTGACAAGACCACCATGCCCTCATACACCACCCTGAATCTGGGCTTCAACGCTCCCATCACCTTCCACAAGCAATCTTTCAATCTCAAGCTGGATGCCATGAACGTGGCGAACTCGAAGTACAACCAGTATGAGTACATCTCCAGCGGCGGCTATTTCGCCTCCATAGCACCGGATCCGAACAATCCGCCTGCGAACTACATCAACGCCTATCCCGGAGCCCCGGCCTCGGTCTACGGCACCATCAGCTACCAGTTCTGA
- a CDS encoding tetratricopeptide repeat protein, giving the protein MSEVIVNSYTRRDILRILRIHAQQLRAWERAGIFPHIETYSFEHLVQLRKLRDLCSTRLSASHIRASIQAMQQASGMSNPLLEAGTARDGARVVFRHSGTLMDPIGGQLLFDFEHGADVAREDGHRFRREPAPHTPAAFLEAVQCEEAGNIDEAVALYEAILAQAPGHAPSAINLGTIYYHRKDYARAERLYRGATEADPNYALAFFDLGNVLDELQRMTEAIEAYQAAIRLVPRYADAHYNLALAYERQGERRQALRHWTAYIKLDPHGPWHNHARLQIRKLLDREKLKIVARRSSSSK; this is encoded by the coding sequence GTGAGCGAAGTCATCGTCAACTCGTACACGCGTCGAGATATTCTTCGCATCCTCCGCATTCACGCGCAGCAACTGCGCGCTTGGGAACGCGCGGGCATCTTCCCTCACATTGAGACGTACAGTTTTGAGCATCTTGTGCAGTTGCGCAAGCTACGCGACCTTTGCTCCACGCGCCTCTCCGCGTCGCATATTCGCGCCAGCATTCAGGCGATGCAGCAGGCTTCGGGCATGAGCAATCCGCTGTTGGAGGCGGGTACGGCGCGCGATGGTGCCCGTGTGGTGTTTCGGCACTCCGGCACGCTGATGGACCCGATTGGCGGGCAGCTCCTGTTTGACTTTGAGCATGGTGCCGATGTGGCCCGCGAAGATGGTCATCGCTTTCGCCGTGAGCCAGCGCCCCATACGCCGGCGGCGTTTCTTGAGGCGGTACAGTGTGAAGAGGCCGGCAACATCGACGAAGCAGTCGCGCTGTATGAGGCGATTCTGGCGCAGGCCCCCGGTCACGCACCGTCGGCGATTAACCTGGGAACGATCTATTACCACCGCAAGGATTATGCCCGCGCGGAGCGGCTCTACCGGGGCGCGACCGAAGCAGACCCGAATTATGCGCTGGCATTCTTTGACCTAGGAAACGTGCTGGACGAATTGCAGCGCATGACGGAAGCGATCGAGGCTTACCAGGCCGCGATTCGTCTCGTGCCGCGTTATGCTGATGCCCACTACAATCTGGCGCTTGCCTACGAGCGGCAGGGTGAGCGGCGGCAGGCGTTGCGCCACTGGACGGCTTACATCAAGCTCGATCCCCACGGCCCCTGGCACAATCATGCGCGTCTGCAAATTCGCAAACTTCTTGACAGAGAAAAGCTCAAGATCGTCGCCCGCCGCAGCTCTTCTTCCAAATAG